In the Rhododendron vialii isolate Sample 1 chromosome 2a, ASM3025357v1 genome, GAGTCcaaaaaagataattgaaatcgctcattttgttcagaatattttgtttaaggtccctataaaaaatcagtttcattTGATATCGATAAGAGCGTTTACGAAATATCCAattttacttcaaaatttaggctagcAAATATGAACATTTTATAAACGCCCTTAACGATAACGGATAGAGCTGATTTTTACGGGGactctaaacaaaatatttttaataaaatgagcggctccgattatcttttttGGACTTGAGACAGACCCAAAAACACACTGTGTCCCTCGAAAAACTTGAATACTGGAATTGAAGAATAGTTTAATCGATCTCTTATTAAGATCTTACTCTGTGTCCAGTGTTCGAAATCTGAAAACCTCATGAATACCAGTTTTACCCTGGAGAGCGACCTAACTTTTTTTTACATGCTCATACCCAAACAAACAACCAACCAACATAGAAAGATTTACCAATATAAATTAATGTAATCTCTTAAATCTGCAATTACGTATGTACATtgtatagatatatatatatatagtgagtatacatatatatgggtTTGTGGACTCGGATCCGTGTAATCGATCTACTACAGGATTGTAGCATGTATGTCTAAGTAGAGCCTTCGAGTTTTATTTTCACTATCCTGACAGTCCAGTTTTATAGAGTGTACGTCCTAAGCATTTTATTTGAACAACTTAAAAGATATGAATATTCAGAAATTTATAATTACATGATTGAGAAAGATTTGTCTAACCATTCATTATATATATTCCCTAAATAACACTAGTACTAATAAATCATATTTCAATAGATATGTTGTCTGATCATGTTACTCTCGATATCTAAGCAACCTAATTTGCTAAACCAATTAATATATTGTTTTTCGACTTAACAATTTGGGTTGTTGTGATGATGTCTCGAAAAGACTCCATTAacggcctgtttggctggtggATTTGGGATGTGGCCGGATTTGTTCTCCGCCCCTTCCTCTTCTCCGGTCTTTGGTAGCCAAAATCCCAACCCCAATTTGGCCCCGGATTTGCAGACTTCAAACTCGTAATCCACCTGCGGGTGGATTTGTGAACGATAGGGGTACCCATGTCGTTGGATATGCGGGATTGGTGAAAGTCTGTCTTgcccttgagagagagagagagagtacctgctGTGCCGCCCTAGGGATTaccagaagaaaaagaagaaagaaacgagAAGAAGAAGACCGAACATGTGTGAAGaaataaattagtttttaaaGGCAAATTATTCTTTGCACCCCTAGATTTGGTATTTATTCGTAAGTTGGTCCCTTACACTCTTTGtggaaaaattaataatttggtCAAGGTAGTAACTGGTTTCCTTTGAAATCTCTtttaccttatattttttttataaaaaaatcacttttcaactacgttttaatttttttcaaaaaataatattcttCTAACAAATAATATGGTTTAAACATTTGtaagataaaatgaatttatttatCCCACAATTAATGATAAAATGGAGATGAGATGAAGAAAAATGAGGGggtatttattgaaaatttgacCTAAATAATttgttggattttgttttttgtttaaattttaataaaaatgagGTATAAACATTTATAAGacaaaacaaatttattttatcCCACAACTAAtgataaatatgtatttatcacaattataataaaattaatctaATTTGTCCATTAAAATATAAACTGGGGGCAATTGAGTCATTTGACAACTAATCTCTTCATATCCACCTTCTATATTCCCTCCTCAAAGAAATATCCAAACACtggattacaaatccacccTTCTTATGAGGTGGGCCAACCCTTATTACATATCACCCCTTATTATATATCCACCCTCAAATCTACCCTTCTTCTATATCCACTCAAAatcaaatcctccatccaaacaggccgtaAGGACCATGatttcagttcaaaaaaaaaaaagaaggtgcaCCATAATTTcgtgacccttttttttttttttttttggatagacaacaagattttattagaaactcgacTAAGGGTTCATCGAGATGAGACCAAATACTAGCCACAAAGGATAAAGCATACTAAAAGGACacggaaagaaaacaaaagaaaggaaaattacaTCCAATGGGAACATTGAATGAGCCCATAATCATTACAACCACAACTTTCTACATAAACGGACACATTTAGCCACTTCTCCAAATACATATCAACAACAATTGAATTAAGTCTTGGCAGCACTTGAGTAACTCCATTCGCAGCATATGACAGAGAGCGGACATTCTTATTGCAGAGCCTTAGAACTAGCAGAATGCAATAACTGTAGCCAAAACAGGGACTTCTAGTCATTCAGCCCTCCAAGATTGGGAGTTGGAAAGAGATATCAAAGAAGATACATCATAATTTCGTGACCCTTGCTAGTCCATATCGCGCACACCACTTTGATGACTAAAGTATAGCTATTTGTTTTAATAACTCAGAGTGTTCGGGTCTGCCTGCACGCACCTTAATTACCTAAAGTATTGCATTTAAGTTTTACATGTCTTTCTCACAAGATATTCTGCTAACCAAATTACATGGACCAGACCCACCGGCCAAACATTAGGTAGAAAAAGCACTATGTTTTCACCATCCAAATCCACATGCATAAAAATGGAGGAATTTCAGTCGTCTTCcaataactaaaaaaatatCCTATTGAAGATTTTAGATGCAAAAGGAAGTTACTGAAAATGTCAAGTTTTATCATCAGTGATCGTATTATCAAATTCTTAATTTTCAGTCCCCCAACTAATTATGGCCCTCAATTATAATATGGAAAAACTAATAATCTTGACTGATTGAACACTTAATATTCATGATTAGTAGTGtggaaaagaaattaaaagataGGTCATTTGATTAATTATGACTTCCCTTGTAGGGCTATCTCCCTGATTTATAATTGATCTCGACAAACAAACTAGTCATTTCATTTTAACGTTTAAGgacaattattttctttataaatccaaaaccttcaaatcaaatcaaaagcaGGTGCTTACCCAAGTTGGAGATAACTTTGGCCTCTTGATGTTACATTTATTATTTGAGTTTAGAATaattaagaaagaaatgaaaaataataagaaaagcAGTATTAGAAGCATACTggattttggacccccatttTACCTGAGTAATGAAAACTGTTTTTGAGATTTAACTCAATTTGagaatctttttcttttcttttctttcctttaaaGGTGATCAATTTGGCCTAActttttggtatggttttaTGATcgttctctcttaattttttgtaaatttgggTATGATTTTTACCATACATCGATCGTTTAGTTCaatgagaggaattgaaaaggcATAAAAATATAGAACATAGtttaaaaaagttcatataagttGACAAAAAGAGCTGAAAAGCTAGCCAGTTATCGTTTAGACAAACAAAATTTCACCCGCGTGTAGTTATAAAAATCATAGCAAAAGTAAACAGCCAAGAAGAGTACTGTGCCAAAAAGTTCTATAAAGTTCAGCAAAACTCGTTGATTTTCATGATGCGGGATAATTACATTAATTCATTGTCGGGTCATTTCAGCATATGTTATAAAGATTTTAGAGAGGATAGGGAAACACTTCAACTTTTTCATTAATTAATCCAATCAGACTAATATATGACTCTCTACATCAAACTTTTGTGCTTTTGTATTCAACGAATTCATGATTTACAGTAGTAACCTTTTATCTACTTAATAATTAGTACTTCTTATCTTCTTTTTGTTGTGATCGTAACTGGAAGCCTCCAATTACACCCAattcatgattttttattttttgcattttgcttgttgcattttttattttttgaattatggtcaGGATGTATTCTGAATATGTAAAGTGTATAGATATGTGCTGGATGCATTTTGAAGAAGAAGTAGGGCTTGGTCGGATgaggtttttggttttgggacTCTAATTATCACCCTACCCCAAAATTCACTCATTATCTCTATCTCCAaccattactttcatttttatctctactTCTCTCCAATCAATACGTACTCCTATCTCCCTATCCAAATaattacaaattcaaatccaaaatccctaAAACGAACAAGTCCGTAGTGTTTGGGAGTGTAATCATCAAAATGGATTATAAGTTAGTATTTTACCATATTGTTGCCCTTGATTATTTACCTAATAAAATATAAAGGTGTGGGGATCAcacaaatacaagttgaaagaagggcTGTGATTTATTCGATCCAATGGctgatgtgtgctctccaactctcttaagaaaacactcacactcttacaaatatattacaaaaataccatcggtttttttttaccCACTGTTCGGCTTCTAGCGTTggcataaaaaaaacaaaaatatattacaaaaatgcccatGTCTACGACAACTACCGGGCTGTGTAGTACCGTAGGCACGAGTAAACACTAGTATTTAATAATGCATCAAAGGTAAGAATGAAGGGTAGTGAGGTTAACTTATCAGTGAATTAAGGGGCGGGGGCGGGTTCTATCCACAATATAgcaagggtaattttgtcttttcatctccaaccaaaatgagaagtgaaaaAGGAGAATGCAAAATGCTCTCCAACCCCTCTTGCACGCTCCTCTTCGCTATAAACCCAAAGGCAAAAATTGAGTTTTCCCATAACTCATTATTGGTATGTtagggtgtcaaatgggcgaaTTTGgatcaaattgggtaagttataagtgagttgggtctttaatgaGTCATTAACCCAATTAGTTAGGAGTCCAATTATCTAtatccaacccaacccatttatttaaaatcaaacccaacccACCCATTAACCcacttaaaattaaaaatgactaaaatactcatatacactgaaatgaccatatcacccttgtacatttaaatgaccaaattactcttacatactaaaattaccataatacctctatatactaaaatgaccgAATTACCCCTTATACTAGTAGTACGAATTTGCGAAGGGTTGAGGTTGTTCAATGCGACAACCCAGGTCAAAGAGTAGAGCCATGAGCATCACTGGGGAATTCCGAAGGAAAGTAAATTCTTGATGGAttaacttttccttttctttttagttttttctcATCGAATTTATCCAGAAATCTAAGATCCAAACATAGCTTTAAGTGAGGGGTTGGTCCGGTGGTCAAGACATGAGACTTGGGGTTTCCTCACTCCTAagatctcaggttcgaaacATATCTGGTGCTATCAAACTCCTTTTGGGTCAGTCCCGCTTAAGTGGGGCCCCGCTAGTGGACGATGAATTTATAGTTCCAAGGTTAGTTGAAATGCGTATAAGCTTGCCTGAACACCTgattataaatataaaaaaaaagaagcttaagCGGCAACCACAGGAACAAGAAAATGTACTAGGACCCTATTGCGCGCTTTAGTTTCGAAAGAATATGTGCATAATGCTAGAGTCATGTTGGTGTTGGTGAATCTCTGAATGAAACCGATAAGTGAGATCGAGTTACTCCAAGTATTCgaaaattactctctctctctctctctctctctctctctctctctctctcaaaatatcCGACTGAATATCGTCGTATGTAACCACTGGAACTTTCGCCAAACCACCCGAGATACTCCGTCTCGGTGTTCCACATTCGGCTCAGAATCCTCAGTTCGTTTTGTATAAGCTCGGTTCGAACcggactcggctcgtttacaaactaggggtgtacacggtccggattggtccggttttctagaaaatcagtaaccggaccatttcaaacggttctaagaaattgagaaccagaacctaaccaatacaTGAGTGGAACcgaaccagaaccaaaccgcaaaaccggtccggttttggtTCGGCTCCGGTTCCGATTCTATCCAATTAGTATCCAAACCTATCACCGgtgtgtgagaaagagagacgtGAGATTGAAATTATAAAGACTAATCCGTTAAATAAGGTTgcaaagaattaaaagaataagaaagtaatctattagaatagaaaaagaagaaagaaaataaaaactttcctaacGAATGAGATTTTATCtctaaataaagtaagtttagCAAGAAAGAGATTAATTTACCaaattacacacatatatttattttatataattatatatatattagttttaaacggtccggtccgattctaaccacggttctttaattgagaaccagtaaccgaaccaaaattaacggttcttatttttttggaaccataacctgaccgcaGAACCACAGAACCAGACCAAATAtgacggttcggtccggatcggaccggttttacggttcgggcggttttcttgaacacccctattACAAACCAACGAAGTTTGAGTTCGAATTTTTGGTTCGTTTAgtgtatgagttcggctcggctTTTACTATAACTAGAATTCGTAACATGAAACTGTTCAAACCGAGTCACCAGTTTCCGATTTGACCAAGAAAAAGGTTCGCTTCACGTAAcatgtttacttttgtttttttcatttctatGGTAGCTCtattttttgttgggtaatgTTTATGACCCATTGAGCGTtaaagttgacccaattgaaatccaattaagacccaataataaatgggtaaatgggtttgaacccattctaacccaactaataaatgggttgggttgggtctattttttaatagatgAGTTTGAATTTCTTAACGGGTCTGGATTGAATTTGCCACTCCTAAGTACCTAGCTCCATTCAAACACCtagaattaaattaaaaaagtaaaaaagaaaatccaaaaaatagcCATCCAAACACTCTCTTTGTAGCATTGTCCTGAAAAGCATGTTGgttaattttctttgttttgtctcCGGTGATTGGCTAGTTTTTGTATAGCTGGGGTATGCCCCTAAGAGATCGTAATGAGTCTGAACTTCAATAACAGAACGTACTTATCAAAACTAATTAAAGAGTTTCAGTTATGGGTAAACTATGGCATTATTTcctttttgaaaggcaaaagaaattatattaatctttgaaagtaGAGTTCCAAAGATTAAAGGGAGCACGTGAAAAAAGCATCACAATTAAAAAGGAGAAAGCATCTCAACAACTATGGCATTATTTCTTGATTGGAGATCCCCGACGGTGGTCTTGCTTCATTCGAAGATAGGGTTTGTACTAAATTCGAAGATCACCCATGGTGTCCTTTCCTTTGGCAAGCGGTGGTTGAATTCTGGATTAGTGGGCAAGGGGAAAGGACGAGGTACATGTAAGCTAGCCCAAAcatcttatatatatatatatatatatatatatatatatatatatatatatatatatatatatagaaattttcAAGTGGGGGATTcctctttcattttccgatcaaattttgaaaatccgaaccgttcaatgtgtgcagaacgtaattttaagggtccccgcgagaaatcagcaaaaaaaatgaccaggaagggcgtcatccgagcagttttttttgaaccgttcaatgaaaactgcttggatgaagcccttcccggtcattttttttgctgatttctttaagggacccttaaaatcacgttctaatcactttgagcggctcggatcatcgaaattcaatcgagaagaggagtcccgcattttaataaaatgagggatccctcaccggaacctataTAAAACTAGATAAAGAGGGGGAGAGTGACAGAGCGAGGGGAAGAGGTGGGGTGTTGGTGGGTTTGAATCTCACAAGCGGACGTGAGGGTAAAGTTATTAGGCTATTGCAATCAGTAGTGGCATTAATAAACTCAATCGTGGCATTATCGCTCAATTTATGAAATTAAACCAATTGTGATTAGCTTAGTTGGATATGACTTTTGCATTTCTCTATAGGGTAGCAACGTACAATTTGcagcttctttcttcttcttcttcttcttcttcttccctctctctctctctctctctctctctctcctcattttGTGAGACCAAGAGCTCGAATCTTCACATTTGCATGTGGGTGTTCTTGTCTTGGTatcttttgggattttttctCTCGCTAATGTAGCTAGTAGTTTGATTGAGCTTATAACGATTGTGGAAATATTTGGGATTGTTACTATCCCTAATGCAactaatatttctttttttgaacagcaagaaagaattttattaatctttgaatgtGAATACAAAGACCaaaagaaggaaggagaagggCAACAAATACACATCCGAGACCCAAGTCATTGATTGGCAAGGTAGCAATCAAAGAAACACCCCAAAGGACAGAGTTCAACACCTAAGAGCATTTCCAACCCATGACTTCGTATTGGAGATGTCAAACgttttttgaaggcttacgtggcattttggcatcttcaatttgacatcaaagccttCCTTTCCAacccttttaccaaattttttttatttgacatcaagttaTCCCTCTCTAACCCTTAATGTCAATCCTTATATCAATCCAAacggtcattttttgaaattaggcATGAAGGAGGGTGGTTGTCAACTTTGACAACTTTGTCATTCCCTTCAAAGCCACGTAgattttggcatcaaagaagactgttaggttggattgaattttggtgtcaattGTTACCATTAACATGTTCACGTAGAAATTGGCATttcccattggagatgctcttagaccTTAATATCCGAATAAAACAATAAAGCGCAAAAGGAACAAAACCTAACACCCAAAAAGGCCGAAATGCCCAAAGACAAAGACAAAGCCCAATAATTAAGCCCAAATACACAGAAATCCTAATTCACATATTTGGAATCCGGACGCCAAGTTGCCGCCGCGAAGAATCAAAACGCCATAAACCTATCGTATGTCGCCAATCCCAAAACCGATTGGAGAATCACCCGCGGCAGAGGCAACCACCTCAGATCGCCACACCTCGCATCACCTACATGCAAAAAACATCAAAACCCGTCCCAAAACTAATAAAACAGATCCAGCAACCACCGCACCACCACATGCCGCCGACTTCCGCACCAGACAAAACAAACCACTACCCATGCACAAGATCCGATCACCAATCCTGGTCGTGAACGACTACACCACCAGACCCCTAGACGATGGGAAACCGATAAATAATCACCGTCCGCCACTGCCTAGAAATCGCCCAGCAAAGCTCCGAGCAGGTGCTCGTGTCCACGGTCATTCCGGACATCTGCCGAAGACCTCCGCTTGCCGTTGGACTTATAGTGATTGTAGAGCTGTTTATAGTTTCATGTAATTCTCATACTTGTATATTCTCATAccgcttgacaaaaaaaaaggtttatgaAATAAAATGTGTATAGAATCGGGAACATTTGTCGTTCTAAGAGCTTTCCTCACGAAAGGTAATTGTTGTACTATATTGTATTTTTAGATATAATAGATATGGCTTCTTTTAAATGATATATTTAAAATCTCAATATCTATAGTATTATTTTTCTCGTAATTGCAGTACTGATCGTAATTGCCATTTGGCACTCTCATGGCTCTCCCCTCCAAAAGTaactcaaaaacaaaatttagtaTATATAGTTCTAGTACATTGGAACAGAGATCGAGAGAACAAATAGAAGTAAAAGATGTTGAAATCTTTTCTGCAGTAGTGGAAGAAAAGATGCTTTAAATATTCATATCACTGATTTTCATTCCAATTAAGCAAACCACTAATGATGAAAACAGTGAGTTTATTTAAGATGGGTTCCAACTCCAAGGAGAGAAATCCGCCATCGCTCACACTGATGACTGATCATACCacaaaataaagagagaacTGACAAACGCTACAATACAAGCAACCATGGCCAAACACTTGCATGACCATGGAAAAACACATGATAAACTTGACAACGCGAGAAACAACCATGGCCGGCCAAACAAGTTTTGAGTTCAACTAATAGAAGagctcaaaacttgtcacaCTCCGTTGGCATAAATGACAGGGTTTCTTTGTATAAGTCATGCACCACCAGGAAGTTTTGCTGCTGTATATTCCCATATATGGAGCTAGTATCACCTGAACCAAGCATGGCCAAACACGTCACCCCCAAACTGGAGTTCGGGAGCATATAGTTTTCCGTCGGTAAATCTAAATCTGCATGCGTAAAATGGAATACCAGCGAGGGTATCTCCACACGATCAGAAGGATCGGATGGCAACTGGAAGCAAAGATCAAGCCCGGTCGAGTCTAAAGCGTCGACTACCGGAAGCTTTACCTGATATTTGAACTCTTCCTTAACATGAGTATAAGCACTTTCCGCCAACTGCGTAATTGTTGTGCCCGAATCTATGATCAGGCCCCCAGACCCATCAGCATTAAGAGCAAAAGTTGTTTTGTTTACGGGCAACCTAGTGCTACCAATCGTGATTCCTTCGAGAGAAAGATAATAAAAATCTGGGTTTTGAATCAAAGGGGTGGTTTTGATCTCCCCACCACCATCTGAGGAATTCACACTTGCATGGGAGCCTATCAAAAGAGTACTGGGTTTACTTCCATTCCAGGAAGTCAAGCAATATGAGAACGTGGGCTCACCCAACTGGGAGACGAGCGACAAGGGTCCGCGTCCGAAGCCTATCAGGCCCTCGGTCCCGAATCCCAAATTAAATAGACCACAACCAAACGTTACTTTCGGCACCTTGACCTTCTCGAAAGTAAAGGTCTCGGTGCCTAAAAAACCTAAAGTTAACCCACTTCCGTATGTGTAGTTATACACGCACCCGTAGAAGGGGTTGCAATCTGAATCTGGCAGGTCTCGGCAAAATTGGCTGGTGCATGACACACGTGAAAAAGAGGAGGATTTTTTTGGATCAAACAACGGATCGGGCTGAGGAGCACACTTGAGACAAGGCTGGCATTGAGTCCATATGAGGTCGCTACCGGTATCCATTATACCGGAGTAGGACATTGGCGGGGTCCCTATCGAAAAGTTCATAAGGTATTCGCCTTCTCCTGCATAAACCGTGGTCCTGAGTTTTGGATGTTTAGCTCTCAAAACCATTTCATTGAACAGTTGTAGTCTGCGGCTGGAACGCTTCACTGCCCGATATAAACGTTCAGAGTTAGTGAAGTTTCCACCCGAATCAATGTGGTTTAGAGTAATTTTGCAACCAGTTTTCATCAGTTGATCCTGATGATCATCGAGAGCTTGACGTGAGTCACGTGACATGGAAAACGCGGGTGAAATAGATATGAGAATCAAAGCTAGGGTAAGAAAGAGGTCGTAGGATAGAGATGGTGGTGATGAAGCCATATATGATGA is a window encoding:
- the LOC131317854 gene encoding aspartic proteinase nepenthesin-1-like produces the protein MASSPPSLSYDLFLTLALILISISPAFSMSRDSRQALDDHQDQLMKTGCKITLNHIDSGGNFTNSERLYRAVKRSSRRLQLFNEMVLRAKHPKLRTTVYAGEGEYLMNFSIGTPPMSYSGIMDTGSDLIWTQCQPCLKCAPQPDPLFDPKKSSSFSRVSCTSQFCRDLPDSDCNPFYGCVYNYTYGSGLTLGFLGTETFTFEKVKVPKVTFGCGLFNLGFGTEGLIGFGRGPLSLVSQLGEPTFSYCLTSWNGSKPSTLLIGSHASVNSSDGGGEIKTTPLIQNPDFYYLSLEGITIGSTRLPVNKTTFALNADGSGGLIIDSGTTITQLAESAYTHVKEEFKYQVKLPVVDALDSTGLDLCFQLPSDPSDRVEIPSLVFHFTHADLDLPTENYMLPNSSLGVTCLAMLGSGDTSSIYGNIQQQNFLVVHDLYKETLSFMPTECDKF